A window from Megalops cyprinoides isolate fMegCyp1 chromosome 8, fMegCyp1.pri, whole genome shotgun sequence encodes these proteins:
- the LOC118781757 gene encoding mothers against decapentaplegic homolog 3 — translation MSILPFTPPIVKRLLGWKKGEQNGQEEKWCEKAVKSLVKKLKKTGQLDELEKAITTQNINTKCITIPRSLDGRLQVSHRKGLPHVIYCRLWRWPDLQSHHELRAMELCEFAFHMKKDEVCVNPYHYQRVETPVLPPVLVPRHTEIPSEFPPLEDYSHAIPENTNFPAGIEPQSHYIPETPPPGYLSEDGETSDHQMNHSMDAGSPNLSPNPVSPAHSNLDLQPVTYCEPAFWCSISYYELNQRVGETFHASQPSLTVDGFTDPSNSERFCLGLLSNVNRNAAVELTRRHIGRGVRLYYIGGEVFAECLSDSAIFVQSPNCNQRYGWHPATVCKIPPGCNLKIFNNQEFAALLAQSVNQGFEAVYQLTRMCTIRMSFVKGWGAEYRRQTVTSTPCWIELHLNGPLQWLDKVLTQMGSPSIRCSSVS, via the exons ATGTCAATTTTGCCTTTTACTCCACCGATCGTGAAAAGGCTTCTGGGCTGGAAAAAAGGAGAACAGAACGGGCAGGAAGAGAAATGGTGCGAAAAGGCAGTAAAAAGCCTGGTGAAGAAGCTGAAAAAGACCGGTCAGCTGGACGAGCTGGAAAAAGCCATCACAACCCAGAATATCAACACCAAATGCATTACCATACCCAG GTCTCTGGACGGGCGCCTGCAGGTGTCTCACAGGAAGGGTCTGCCGCATGTCATCTACTGCCGCCTGTGGCGCTGGCCGGATCTACAAAGCCACCATGAGCTGCGGGCCATGGAGCTATGCGAATTCGCCTTCCACATGAAGAAAGACGAGGTGTGCGTCAACCCCTACCACTACCAGAGGGTGGAGACGCCAG TGCTGCCGCCGGTTCTGGTGCCACGTCACACAGAGATCCCCAGTGAGTTCCCCCCTCTGGAAGACTACAGCCACGCCATCCCAGAGAACACCAACTTCCCCGCCGGCATCGAGCCGCAGAGCCACTACATCCCAG agACGCCTCCGCCAGGGTATCTCAGTGAAGATGGGGAGACCAGTGACCACCAGATGAACCACAGCATGGACGCAG GTTCACCAAACTTGTCGCCCAACCCTGTATCACCTGCACACAGCAATCTCG acTTGCAGCCAGTGACATACTGCGAGCCTGCCTTCTGGTGCTCCATATCCTACTACGAGCTGAACCAGCGCGTGGGCGAGACCTTCCACGCCTCCCAGCCCTCCTTGACCGTGGACGGCTTCACAGACCCCTCCAACTCGGAGCGCTTCTGCCTGGGCCTACTGTCCAACGTCAACCGCAACGCCGCGGTGGAGCTGACGCGCAGGCACATCG gcAGGGGAGTCCGGCTGTACTACATCGGAGGAGAGGTGTTTGCGGAATGTCTCAGTGACAGCGCCATCTTTGTCCAGAGTCCAAACTGCAACCAGCGGTATGGCTGGCACCCAGCTACTGTGTGCAAGATTCCAccag GCTGCAACCTGAAGATCTTCAACAACCAGGAGTTTGCGGCGCTGTTGGCCCAGTCAGTGAACCAGGGCTTCGAGGCCGTGTACCAGCTGACCCGCATGTGCACCATCCGCATGAGCTTCGTCAAGGGCTGGGGGGCGGAGTACAG GCGGCAGACAGTAACCAGTACCCCCTGCTGGATCGAGCTGCACCTCAACGGCCCCCTGCAGTGGCTCGACAAGGTGCTCACCCAGATGGGCTCCCCCAGCATCAGATGTTCCAGCGTGTCGTAG